The window GGTGAGGTTAGTGAAATCCATTCACTTCTGGACTGTTTATCTCCAAAATACTTTGATGTCCTGGTAAAGTGTACTAAACAGATTGCTCAATATAACGAAAAAACTGACAAATTTGGATCtccatcaattattttaaaacttggtCAATCATTAAAACAGTGTTGCGATATTGctgaatttattatgttaaaagaaAGTGATGGCGTCTTAACCAATACAAGCAAAAGAgactctataaataatattaaatatatgatagaGAAACAATGGTCGTACGAAATTTCATCAAATGCTTGTAAAGaaatttaccaaaataaatggaataaaCCTGCTCTTCTACCATTGACTTCTGACATTCAACTGTTtagaaaacatataataaatattgaacaagAATCTTATAATCAAttgaaaacaaacaaaaataatattctagcGTTTCGTCAACTTCAAGAAAGCATATTAGTTCAAATTGTTTTGCTAAACCGAAGACGATCAGGGGAAGTTCAAAGAATACTACTTGAAACTTACAAAAATGCAGATTCAGAAATTTCACAAGAGGAAATATTACATGCTTTGTCTCCTATCGAACTAGAGTTaactaaaagttttaaacGTATAGTTATACGAGGAAAACGTGGTCGAggagtaccta of the Aphis gossypii isolate Hap1 unplaced genomic scaffold, ASM2018417v2 Contig01010, whole genome shotgun sequence genome contains:
- the LOC126555695 gene encoding uncharacterized protein LOC126555695; this translates as MCKSVKNVNGSRNRAQADGQNMLITMTSTNEELEKTVFPRMASDNISFVAKSDVLITAFGTRYLKCHKEKHLIAVVSQKMRTLARFLIAVRGEVSEIHSLLDCLSPKYFDVLVKCTKQIAQYNEKTDKFGSPSIILKLGQSLKQCCDIAEFIMLKESDGVLTNTSKRDSINNIKYMIEKQWSYEISSNACKEIYQNKWNKPALLPLTSDIQLFRKHIINIEQESYNQLKTNKNNILAFRQLQESILVQIVLLNRRRSGEVQRILLETYKNADSEISQEEILHALSPIELELTKSFKRIVIRGKRGRGVPILFTPHIQKLINYLITIRESAEFIKKENPYLFPIIQSSDSSMRASDLIRKFGKESGAKYPENITSTRLRKHVATVTQLLNLTEGDIEQLAIFMGHTKDVHKQFYRLSDN